From a region of the Mycobacterium intracellulare ATCC 13950 genome:
- a CDS encoding MFS transporter — protein sequence MHARAASICQRAQVISPHRNHRIADWNPEDAAAWEAGNKKIARRNLLGTIAGDHVAFSIWTLWPVMALFMPGAVYGFSAGDKLLLGAVATLVGGCARIPYTLGIAAFGGRNWTTFSAFVLVIPTAGTIALLANPGLPLWLFVLCAALTGLGGGNYAASLANVNAFYPQRLKGAAMAVNAGVANLGVAVIQLIGLLVLATAGHQAPYWVCAIYLVLLVAVGIAAALVMDNVHHGTQLRTMRSILFERDTHVISLLYIATFGSWIGFSFAFGQVLQVHFLESGETAKHAALHAAQVAFVGPLLGSVARIYGGRLADRVGGSRVTLGVLAGMTLAAALLVTISALEDQHAVTRSVSMIGCVAGFMVLFVLSGMGNGSVFKLIPTVYEARSRGLDMSEDDRRRWARAQSGSLIGICSAVGAFGGVAINLALRQSYLSTGTETAAYWAFLASYVGAAIMTWMVYVRRPVTAPGRSGARAEAEAARV from the coding sequence ATGCACGCACGCGCAGCGTCCATATGCCAACGCGCCCAGGTGATCTCGCCGCACCGCAACCATCGCATCGCGGACTGGAATCCCGAAGACGCGGCGGCCTGGGAGGCCGGGAACAAGAAGATCGCCCGGCGCAATCTGCTCGGCACCATCGCGGGTGACCACGTGGCCTTCTCGATCTGGACGCTGTGGCCCGTCATGGCGCTGTTCATGCCGGGCGCCGTCTACGGTTTCTCCGCGGGCGACAAGCTGCTGCTGGGCGCGGTGGCCACCCTGGTCGGTGGTTGCGCCCGGATCCCCTACACCCTGGGCATCGCCGCCTTCGGCGGTCGCAATTGGACGACGTTCTCGGCCTTCGTGCTGGTGATCCCGACGGCGGGCACGATCGCCCTGTTGGCCAACCCCGGCCTGCCCCTGTGGCTCTTCGTGCTGTGCGCCGCGCTGACGGGGCTGGGCGGCGGCAACTACGCGGCCTCGCTGGCCAACGTCAACGCCTTCTACCCGCAGCGCCTCAAGGGCGCCGCGATGGCGGTCAACGCCGGCGTCGCCAACCTCGGCGTCGCGGTGATCCAGCTGATCGGCCTGCTGGTGCTGGCCACCGCCGGGCACCAGGCCCCGTACTGGGTGTGCGCGATCTACCTGGTCTTGCTCGTCGCCGTGGGGATCGCGGCCGCGTTGGTCATGGACAACGTCCACCACGGCACCCAGCTGCGCACCATGCGCTCGATCCTGTTCGAGCGCGACACCCACGTCATCTCGCTGCTCTACATCGCCACCTTCGGCTCCTGGATCGGGTTCTCCTTCGCCTTCGGACAGGTGCTGCAGGTCCACTTCCTGGAAAGCGGGGAAACCGCCAAGCACGCCGCGCTGCACGCCGCGCAGGTCGCCTTCGTCGGCCCCCTGCTGGGCTCCGTGGCGCGCATCTACGGGGGGCGGCTGGCCGACCGCGTCGGCGGCAGCCGCGTCACGCTTGGCGTCCTCGCCGGGATGACCCTGGCGGCCGCGCTGTTGGTCACCATCAGCGCCCTCGAGGACCAGCACGCCGTGACACGTTCCGTCAGCATGATCGGCTGCGTCGCCGGCTTCATGGTGCTGTTCGTCCTGTCCGGCATGGGAAACGGGTCGGTGTTCAAGTTGATCCCGACGGTCTACGAGGCCCGCAGTCGCGGGCTGGACATGAGCGAAGACGACCGTCGTCGTTGGGCGCGCGCGCAGTCGGGATCGCTGATCGGCATCTGCTCCGCGGTCGGCGCGTTCGGCGGCGTGGCAATCAACCTGGCGCTGCGGCAGTCCTACCTGAGCACCGGCACCGAAACGGCGGCGTATTGGGCGTTTTTGGCTTCCTACGTCGGCGCGGCGATCATGACCTGGATGGTCTACGTCCGGCGTCCCGTCACGGCCCCGGGCCGCTCCGGGGCGCGGGCGGAAGCCGAGGCCGCCCGTGTGTGA
- a CDS encoding uroporphyrinogen-III synthase gives MAPPDSAPLTGYRIAVTSANRAEELCALLRRNGAEVSSAAAINLIALPEDEELHRHTEAVIAEPPDILVAHTGIGFRGWVAAADGWGLATQLLASLSRARIVARGPKATGALRAAGLHEEWSPRSESSSEVLRYLLESDVAGKRVAVQLHGAADTWDPFPEFLNGLRSAGAQVVPIHVYRWKPTPAGGDFDQLVTSVARRQFDAVTFTSAPAGAALLERSRELGVEEQLLQALRSDVHAMCVGPVTAQPLLRAGVPTSSPERMRLGALARHIAQELPTLRSTTIRAAGHEMEIRGTCVLVDGSPRSLSGSGMATLRALAERPGDVVARNDLLRVLPGNSNDPHAVDTAVLRLRTALGDKNIIATVVKRGYRLAIDHPDESPWH, from the coding sequence CTGGCCCCACCAGACTCCGCGCCGCTGACCGGCTACCGGATCGCCGTGACGTCGGCGAACCGGGCCGAAGAGCTGTGCGCGTTGCTGCGCCGCAACGGCGCGGAGGTGTCCAGCGCCGCGGCCATCAACCTCATCGCGCTGCCCGAAGACGAAGAACTGCACCGCCACACCGAAGCGGTCATCGCCGAGCCTCCCGATATCTTGGTGGCGCACACCGGCATCGGCTTCCGCGGCTGGGTCGCCGCGGCCGACGGCTGGGGACTGGCCACCCAGCTGCTGGCGTCCCTGTCCCGGGCGCGGATCGTGGCCCGCGGGCCGAAGGCGACCGGCGCCTTGCGCGCCGCCGGACTGCACGAGGAGTGGTCGCCCAGGTCCGAATCGTCGAGCGAGGTCCTGCGCTACCTGCTCGAATCGGATGTCGCCGGAAAGCGGGTCGCGGTCCAGCTGCACGGCGCGGCCGACACCTGGGACCCGTTCCCGGAATTCCTCAACGGGTTGCGGTCCGCGGGCGCCCAGGTGGTCCCCATCCACGTATATCGCTGGAAACCAACGCCGGCCGGCGGCGACTTCGACCAACTCGTCACCTCGGTCGCCCGGCGGCAGTTCGACGCGGTGACCTTCACCTCGGCGCCCGCGGGCGCGGCGCTGCTGGAGCGCAGCCGCGAGTTGGGCGTCGAAGAGCAACTGCTGCAAGCACTTCGCAGCGACGTGCACGCGATGTGCGTGGGCCCGGTCACCGCGCAGCCCCTGCTCCGCGCCGGGGTCCCCACGTCGTCGCCCGAGCGAATGCGGTTGGGGGCGTTGGCCCGTCACATCGCCCAGGAGCTCCCGACCCTTCGCTCGACCACCATCCGGGCGGCCGGCCACGAGATGGAGATCCGCGGGACCTGCGTGCTGGTCGACGGTTCGCCGCGGTCCCTGTCGGGATCGGGAATGGCGACGCTGCGCGCGCTGGCGGAGCGCCCCGGCGACGTCGTCGCGCGCAACGACCTGTTGCGGGTGCTTCCCGGCAACAGCAACGATCCCCACGCCGTCGACACGGCCGTGCTGCGGCTGCGAACGGCGCTGGGCGACAAGAACATCATCGCGACGGTGGTCAAGCGTGGCTACCGGCTCGCGATCGACCATCCGGACGAATCCCCATGGCACTGA